The genome window TTACCATGATGTGAATACTATTAAATATTGACTCCAGCAGGTGGCACAGGGGTGTTTGGATTATTAGATGGTAATTTGATACTTTAGGCCTGATTACTATTGAGCACATTCTAAGTTATTTCATGGACTGTGTTGCTTACTTGAACAAGTCATCTATAATTTCTATAATGCTGAGCTGAACTTTCAGGACATTGGTTCATCAAACATCAGAGACCAAGAAGCTGCTGCATTCTCAGaaggaaatattaacaaatacTGGGGGCACCATTATTTGATGTGACTGGTGAGTGCaagaaaaagcacagaaagatGTGGGGTCAAAAACATAGAAATTTGGAAAGAGAATTGTGAATTGGGGAAGGAAGTAATACAGGGTTCACCCTAACAAGGAAAAATGGTTGgggaaaatagttttttttttctttctgttttcatatGTAGACATAAATAGTAACCAAATACCCTTAAGTGATTGAGAACTTATGTTAGCTTACAGACTGTTAGATCTTGAGTTAAGATTTGGTGCAtagtaaaaatagagaaaaataattgtttgccaaacatttattattaataCTTCACACAGTCCTATTATTTCAACAAGAATGTCTCCAAGGTAGTATCAATAGGCCTCAAGTGATTGTGGGCTAACGGGTCTCGTCAAAAAGCCTCTAGGAACTTGTCCCTCTGTCCAGATTTTTCCCTTTCCCTGCCCAAAAATGCTCTCTGTAATCTCTTACTCCCTAAAGCAAAAGAGATGTTTACAGGATTCTGAGCAAGTTCCCCCTCAGCTAAAATTAACATAGGTAGCACTGTTCTCAAACTCGAAGACTGGGGGAAGAGAACTGAGCACTACAGAGTACAGCagacatagttttaaaatttgagcTCTGTAGTTGAGAAACACTTTGCTTTTGTTTAATGGGATTTTAAGTGTTTACAGAGTTAAGTGTAAAAAATGTCTAATTCAAATTCCAAGTCTTCAAGCTAAACCTTATTCTTAACAGGTATTCTTCCAGTTATGGGCTGGTTTCACAGGGAGTTTTTCTGTATAAGTCACTCCCCATGAGCTATTCAAGGGTTGCTGTAAAATTTCAGTTCCCCTGAAGAACCTGTGCTAATTATGCCACAAAAGATGAGACGCTATTTGGAAGTAAAAATCAATGTAACTTAGACCCAAGAAGAAATGCCAATATTAAAAATACCAGAACTCTCCACAGGATGGaccaaccattaaaaaaaagacccaatgtttttgaatttcaaattGTGATATTCTTACCTTTGAAAGCAACAAATTAACATGTTCCCCAAACTAattaaatgatttgtttttaaaaaagcacaccGTATCTGCACCAAACACCTAAGACACCTCACAGTGAAGAACTACTTGAGGAAGAGTAAAAGGCAGGAGTACAAGGTACATGAAAAAGACATTCTAACATAAGAGAGTATTCCCACAACCAGAAACATTTGAGTCATTTGGTACCaagtgtttttcattttcctttgctctCAGCTTTGACGGGTGTCTTGGCAGCATCTCTTAAGGGCAGCATTTAGATGTCTGCTCTTGGATGTACTCGTACAGTGGGCTCGGGCGCACCGGGGCACCGGCAAACTGACGCTTGCTGGGCTCCAGCACGTGCCTATGGCCCTTGTCTTCTTCCTCCCAGCCATGGCCACGGCTCTGCTGGCGGTCGCGCTCTTGGTGGCGGAGCTTTTCTTCCAGCAATTTCCACTCCAGCTCCTCGCTGCGTCTCTGCTCTTCTTGCCGAAGTTCTTGCTCCGGACGACGCCTCTTTTCTTCCCCGGCAAACTTTTCCTTCGTCGGGTACTGCCGGCGCCTCAGCTCTTCCTTCTCATGCTGCAGCTCCTCTTCCTCGCAGAACTCCCTGTCCTGCTCCCTGCCGCGTCGCTTTTCTTCTCGCTCCTGCGGGAGGCTCTGCTCTTCCTCAAGGAACTTGCTGCCTCTCTGCCGCAGGCGCCTCTGTTCTTCCTCTTGTTCTACGCGCCACAACTGTTCATCTTCGGAGAAGGCACCATCTCGATTCTGGCGGCGCAGTCGTTGCTCTTCCCTTTCCTGCAGGAGCTGCACCTCCTCACGGAACTTTCTATCTTCTTCCTGACGTcgtcttctctctttcctttcctctctcagtAGCTGCTCGTCCTCTAGGAGCTTCCTGTCTCGCCTTTTGGCTTCCGGTCGCTCTTCTCCTTGCAGCACTTCGGCTGGGAATTGCGTTTCGCGCTGCTGCCAGCTCCTCGACTGCTCTCGCGCGCTCTCTTCTTCCTGGTCAGCCTGCAGGGGCCACCGATCCTGCTGGTATGGTCTCTCCCGCACCCGGGAATCTTCCAAATGCCGGatcttttcttcattctctctgcGTTTGGGGTAAACTCTGTTACTacgaatttcattttcttttcctggttGCCACTGGCATTTCAGACCGCGGCGCTGATCCTCATCTAGGAACCGTCGCCTCCTGTCCAGCTGCTGCAGCGCCTCCTCCTCCAGATACTGCCTGTCTTGCTGCTGGtgcctcctctccctctgcagTCGCTCTTCGTCCTGCTGCAGCTCTTCCCGATATTGTCTCTCCGGCTCCTGCAGCCTCCCGTTTTCGCGGTCCTCTAGCTGCAGCTGCTCTTCCTCCCTATCTCGTCTCTCCTGCGAGTCGCGCCGCCTCTCCCTCTGCAGTTGCCCTTCCTCGCGCTGCAGCTCCTTGTTCTGCAGATACTGTCTCTCTCGCTCCTGGCGCCTCTTCGCGAGTTCCTCGCTCTGCAGCTGCTCGTCCTCCCTCAGCTGCTCGCGTTGAGCTGGCTTGGCGTACGGCGTGCGGCGGCGTATCTGGCTTTCCTCCTTTAGTTGCCACCTCCATCTCTGGTCGCGACGCAGCTCCTCCTCTCGTCGACTCTTCCCATCCTCGTGCAGGCTGTCTTCCAAGCGGAACTGCTGCGCCAGCTCCCTCGGCACTAGCTGGCGGCGCTGCTCCTCCCCTTCCTCGCCGAACAGCTGTTCCCATTTCTGGCGCTTCTCCGCCCTCAGCCGACGCTCCTTTTGCTGCACCAACGGGGGCCTGACCCATAGCCTCTGGCGGTGCCTCTCgctctcttccttctcctgccaCTGCCATTTGAGGTTGCGGcgctgttctttctcctcctccttaaGACGCGCCTGCTGCTCCCGACTCGGGGGCTGCTCGCGCTCCCCCGGGAGGGGCAGAGGCCGGGTCAGCCTCTGGGCGTCGTCCTCCGGTTCCTGCAGCAGCAGCTCGCGCTCCTGGCGCcgcctcctctctgcctccagcttcGAGTAGCCTTCACCGTGACGGGCGTCGGCTCTGCTTTCTGGCTGGCACTGCCGCCTCGGGGTGCGGCTTTCGGCCCGCTCGCCGGCCTCTTCCTGCTCCGATTCCTCCGCCAGCTCCTGCTCTTGCTTCTCACGCTCCTCGCGACAGCGCCTCTGCCGTAACAGCTGCTGCTCTCCCTCCTGTCGCGTGTTCTTCAGCTCctggctttctctctgctcctgcctctcTAGTTTCAGcatctgctcctcttcctcctgagGCGCCCTGTCGCCCTGTGCCTGACGTTCTCTCATTCGCTGTCGTTTCTCCTCGGGGCGCTCCCTCCCCCGCTCCTGCCTTTGCAGTAGCTCTTCTTCCTGGCGTACGCGCCGCTCCTCCTCCAGGCGCTGTCTCTCCCGCTGCTCCTGCCGCttctgcctttgcttttggtcaGGAAATTCCTCAGGCTCCCGTCTCTTGGGCCTCCGCAGCTGCTCTTGCCTCCCACGGCGCTCTTCCCGTTCTCGCCTCTGCAGCTGCTGCTCACGTCCCTTTTGCAAATTTTCTCTTTGCTCCTCTTCCTCAGCAAGCTTCCTCTTCTCCCTGCGCTCTTCTTCCAGTCGTCTCTGGGGCTCCAATCCCCTTTGGTCTTCTTGCCCGCGATCTTGTAACAGGTTCTCCTTTTCCTCACCCTTGGCTCCTTTCTCAGCCAGCCCCGAAGCCTGGCCAAGAGCGTAGTAACAAGCTTGAGCCACCTTGAAAATGAACAGGAGGAATTCATTGAAATTGACAGGTCCGTTACAGTCGCGATCAAGAAGTTCCAGGATCAGATCAACAGTCTCAGGGTCATGTGGtctctgaaaaaaatggaaacacgaattttaaatgcattatttaCAGGTAATAAACTTTCACATGCAATGCATATTTTACGGTATTCTGACGCTCAAAAGACACTAAGAGCAATTTAAAAAGCGCCCAGGGATTATCAAGTATTGTTCCCATGTAAAATGTGAACATCTCATTTTGAAGCATACACAATTTTTTCATATTCAGATTTATtgcttttattgaagtatagttgataaacaatattatattggttttaggtgtacaacagtgATACAACGATTATGTACATAATGAATTCAccgtattccctatgctgtacttttcatcacagtcatttattttataactggaaatttgtacctctcaTTCTCTTCCCTGTTTCCTGTCCCCACCCCGTTCTTCCCTATGGCAAACCACCAGCATCTTGTGATTTAATGCTGATCAGAATAACCCAAGTTCTCTTTAGCTGGGGGAAAAGAATGAACTCATCCCCAAGAGAGCAATACAATGGAAATACATGAAGATTTGCAGCAGCCATTTCTGTCTGAAGTTATATCCCTGATTTGATTTATCCCATGtttgaaaacagaacaaaacatttaTGGCAACACCATTTTACTACAGGCCAGGTTGGTTCTAATTATTGCAATTTGAAAGTAAATTTAACTTGGAAATGAAATGTAATTTGGAAGTAAAGTTCCTCCCAAGTTTAGTTTGACCTGACATCTTTGGTGTAACTTCCCATGAACAGTTCACATTGCCATTGCCATCAAGTACATGAAATACTTGCTAGCAACTTCTTTAAGACTATTCAGGCTACTCTGCCCATTAAGTACTTTCAGACTCAGAAATGAATGGAGGATATCGTGTAGAGCTTTCATGGCATAAAATGAATATGAAGTAACCATTCCTTGCTCTGGTCCCTCCCAAAAAGAAATTTCATAACCCCAAATCAATAGAGTGATTTCCTTCTCTTATTCTTACCTGAAGGACATCTCCAAATTCTCTTTCAAGAAGGTTCTTCAGGTTTTTCTTGGCTAGGGCTGCCCTATCACAGTCATGTGAGGCACACTGATTGAAAACTTCAGTGATATCGAAGATGCTTTTCAGAAGTggagacattttttttccttcaagttcAAGTAAACCTAGAACAATAAAATAGTGTCTAGAATCAGAACTCTGTTTCTCATCTTGGGGAGGTTTCACCTGTTCTATTTCAGGTAGATTCCTAAATAATTTGACTTTACAACAGTAGTTATTTTCAAGCTGggctttcaaaacattttctttgaatattgcACTTTGGGGAAGACAGATTTCAAACCAGGGAATTATTTTCCAACTATCTTGTAGTCAGCTCTGGATTGTTCACCAAATCTGGATTATCCATATTCTCTCCTTCAGTCTCTTCCTGCTTGAGAACATATTTCAGATGTTCAGATGTTCAGATGTGAAGAGAAGAATGTAGAAATTTAAATTTGATATGTTGCTCTCATAAGCATAATCCTCTAAAGTTGAACAAAGGGGATAAGTGAAAGACAAAGTGTAAAGGAAGATTTGAGAGTATCCTAAAATAAATAGAAGCCATGTACACATAACAGTGGCAGCAAAACGTTTGGTGGTaactaaaataatacaaaaatatggaTTATTTCCCAACATTATAGTTTGTAAGAGATCTAGCAGTAATTGATAAGCCACCAGTTCTAAGATTAAGCACTAATTATTTCTAGTCAAAGGTGGCATTCTGATATTCGGATATACCAATGCAGAAAACAGAGAGTGCATGTTATCTATCTTAGCTCAGGTATGTTACAGATACTCAATTATTGAAAGCTTTTGAGAGGTACTTCCTGACTGGCTACCAGAGTCAGTGGGTCAAATTAAACTTGAAAACTGAATAATATTGGTCTATGGTTAGCTCTTATTAAGCCCAAATAAACCATTTGAATCTTGGCATTATAAAAACAGGACTGAGCCAGCAGTAGATCCATGCTGAAAGAATACGTGGAAAGCTTTACTGATGAGGTAAGCACAGTGGTTCATCTAACTGGCGTCTTTAATTACTTCTCAACTCCAGTACCTCAGATGCCATTACTACATGAAAATGGCCTATATTGAGTAGAACCaatataaaaagagaacagagggttggcaaacttttgAGATGGCAGTTTTTAGGAAGATGAGCCCCAACAGAGTCACACATGACCATACAACAACCCCTGATGTACAAACTTACAGAGTTCAGAGCCTTGGGAGAAGAGTCATGTCTCCATTCCATAAGAAGATGGCATAGAGTTGGGAGTTATATGTCACTGTAAGATAATGATGCCTTCTAGCACATatgccttcctctcctgctacCCCCCAACATCTACAAGagctggaaaatgaagaacatgATCCCACTGAAGGGGACTTACCCACTTCGCCAGAGGAAAAAGTCGAGTGCTCACTGACACTTCTGGCAAGTGTACTGGGTAGCCGGGAGCTGCAACCTTTTATAGGGTTTTTAACTGTGCCCTGAAGAGCAGCTTGGGAAGGAGGCACCCACTCTGTGTAATTACCTGATTCATTCCTAATCAAGCCCAGCTCCACCTTTGTCTCCGGGAAGGGCTTGTTTATCTTACTATTTGCTCATGTATCTATTTGGTATGAGATTCACAGACCTTCCTTTCTGCAAGTTAGAGTATTggccacacataatatgaaaggatagaatatttgacaaaatttctgattttctttaattgttaaaaaataaaacaataaaacaaaggaaTTAATATTCAGAATTTTACTTATGACTTCATTAAAAAAGTGGTAACCCTGAGCCAGTTACTTTGTAAAAGATATAAGTTCTAGGTTGGGGTTAAACAGAAACTTTGACATAAACTGGTAAGAACCAATTAATTTCTCCCTAGGATGTGACAGTCCATGGGGACCTGCCTGAAGCAATTCTAGGACAATAGGTGGGTGTAAGAAAttggttttaatttcttctttaaaattgcAGGCAGGAATAAAGTTGCATTTGTGTTCTTGGGTTTAATGATGATTTTCTTACAGATTGGGAATTGCCTCCTTAGTAAACAATTATGGAGGGTACTTTAAAACTACATTTTCATTAAACTATTCATAAGAGAACTTGAAATCTGTGAAATTTCATTCTTAGGGATATTTCATCTAAATGAAgtttgctcatttcttttcattagcATATTAATGCCCCTGGAACAGAAGAGCTGGTGTAATGTGTTATTATAGATATAATCATCCTGTGCAGCCTAAGTTACTAATGATTATGACACCTAAACACTTGAGTCTCCTTCTCCTGGAAGCAACTTAAGGTAACCAGTCATTCTAGCCCATTATATCTGTCAGGGCTTTCTCAACCCTCGTGATCATTTGCAAATCTCAGTGCTGTTTTATTGCAGGGAACTGGGTTTTATCCCTTGTCAGTGATTCCCACTTACATTTCAAACTGTCTGAAACTTTGGTTCATAATAGGTTCATGGACACAATGAAATGATTCAGTGGCTTTTGACATTTCTATTCCCTCCTTTGTCTAACCAGAGGCAAGTATTGGTTTTCTGAATTTTGAGGAGATTCTGTAGGGTCCATCAATGGAATGTGAAGATTGGGAACCTAAATCTCAATGGCTATGTCTTTATATGCAGATTGGTCCAAATGATAGTGGAGTTGAATTCTATTTGTCCCCTTACTTAGGCTGCCATTTCAGAGGTGAGgtaaagaaggaaatggaagtgATAGGCAATGGGAGGACAATTTTAAGTCTG of Manis javanica isolate MJ-LG chromosome 4, MJ_LKY, whole genome shotgun sequence contains these proteins:
- the TCHH gene encoding trichohyalin; this translates as MSPLLKSIFDITEVFNQCASHDCDRAALAKKNLKNLLEREFGDVLQRPHDPETVDLILELLDRDCNGPVNFNEFLLFIFKVAQACYYALGQASGLAEKGAKGEEKENLLQDRGQEDQRGLEPQRRLEEERREKRKLAEEEEQRENLQKGREQQLQRREREERRGRQEQLRRPKRREPEEFPDQKQRQKRQEQRERQRLEEERRVRQEEELLQRQERGRERPEEKRQRMRERQAQGDRAPQEEEEQMLKLERQEQRESQELKNTRQEGEQQLLRQRRCREEREKQEQELAEESEQEEAGERAESRTPRRQCQPESRADARHGEGYSKLEAERRRRQERELLLQEPEDDAQRLTRPLPLPGEREQPPSREQQARLKEEEKEQRRNLKWQWQEKEESERHRQRLWVRPPLVQQKERRLRAEKRQKWEQLFGEEGEEQRRQLVPRELAQQFRLEDSLHEDGKSRREEELRRDQRWRWQLKEESQIRRRTPYAKPAQREQLREDEQLQSEELAKRRQERERQYLQNKELQREEGQLQRERRRDSQERRDREEEQLQLEDRENGRLQEPERQYREELQQDEERLQRERRHQQQDRQYLEEEALQQLDRRRRFLDEDQRRGLKCQWQPGKENEIRSNRVYPKRRENEEKIRHLEDSRVRERPYQQDRWPLQADQEEESAREQSRSWQQRETQFPAEVLQGEERPEAKRRDRKLLEDEQLLREERKERRRRQEEDRKFREEVQLLQEREEQRLRRQNRDGAFSEDEQLWRVEQEEEQRRLRQRGSKFLEEEQSLPQEREEKRRGREQDREFCEEEELQHEKEELRRRQYPTKEKFAGEEKRRRPEQELRQEEQRRSEELEWKLLEEKLRHQERDRQQSRGHGWEEEDKGHRHVLEPSKRQFAGAPVRPSPLYEYIQEQTSKCCP